In Flavobacteriales bacterium, one genomic interval encodes:
- a CDS encoding LytTR family transcriptional regulator DNA-binding domain-containing protein has protein sequence MDNDQQTNKQLEVEIKRLADDLELLGIQTDATNGYARAMMMRADVIFLNITFPWFTGLDVLGNAPVRGSRIIFLAKEANYVHQSLKGGKFDCLLKPFSQTELRRTLKRLKEEQRFSNPTTFQSASAGVAQYKFNKLSLPTTKGNIFLDPRDIIYCQADQEYTRLVTVFETHLISKNLKYFETRLDSRRFFRVHKSYVLNLEHMESYVRSEGGHVIMSDHKVIHIGRSRKNEFAALMGV, from the coding sequence GTGGATAATGATCAACAGACCAACAAACAGCTGGAGGTAGAAATAAAGAGACTTGCTGACGATCTGGAACTGCTTGGCATACAGACCGATGCAACCAATGGCTACGCTAGGGCAATGATGATGCGTGCCGATGTCATTTTCTTGAACATTACATTTCCTTGGTTTACCGGACTGGACGTCTTGGGTAACGCGCCCGTGCGTGGCTCGAGAATTATCTTTTTAGCCAAAGAAGCCAACTATGTTCACCAAAGCCTAAAGGGCGGGAAATTCGATTGCCTGCTAAAGCCGTTTTCTCAGACTGAATTGCGCCGTACCTTAAAAAGGTTGAAGGAGGAACAACGGTTTTCCAATCCTACTACCTTTCAATCGGCAAGCGCGGGTGTCGCCCAATACAAATTCAATAAGCTATCTCTACCTACTACAAAAGGGAACATTTTCTTGGACCCAAGGGATATTATCTATTGCCAAGCTGATCAAGAGTACACCCGCTTGGTCACCGTATTTGAAACTCACCTGATCTCCAAAAATCTGAAATATTTTGAGACCAGGCTTGATAGTAGACGCTTCTTTCGTGTGCATAAAAGCTATGTGCTTAACTTGGAACACATGGAAAGCTATGTGCGCAGTGAAGGTGGCCATGTGATAATGAGCGATCACAAAGTGATCCACATTGGTAGAAGTAGAAAAAACGAATTCGCAGCCCTAATGGGGGTATGA
- a CDS encoding ATP-dependent Clp protease ATP-binding subunit, translating into MIAEGVTDQVIDTIDFAKTIAKEYAHSQFSSCHMLRSVLRKEVGLVPFMDGIHKDIGYMREWADVRIEGYPKGTGPVPEPMPDAQIDAVLREADFVKIKLGRAEADPMCLLIALCTPGVGFSYEQLKSFPVTRTELFDNIDAPKVATEGHAASGIQTGNNGSAASTNAKSLGEYCVDKTELAAQGKIDPIVGRDREVRQVSEILGRRSKPNVIIIGDPGVGKTALVDGFALNINEGNVPTHLKGARLFELDLGALVAGASYKGEVEDRIKKVVNAVKSFDKAILFIDEIHALMDENRGLSGCANLLKPELARGELTVIGATTNDEYREFLEGEEAFMRRFEIVRVEEPTDDVCQKMLETVVPFYEQHHSLKVENAGIVEAIRLARRYMKERRLPDAALDLIDRTLASIRMMNDTSGTDISSLTAKLAEIADDDKSLEKLRYFNLEMNNLLSPVILGKLEDETDVLKIEDVGDLRKHLTTTLVKLEQLSGTKKEVVEKDDIAAVVAYKTGIPIGKVQSQEKERLLNMEETLKGRVIGQDHAIKILADSILESRSGLTKAELPIGSFFFLGPTGTGKTELAKALAEFLFSDENSLIRFDMSEFKEEHSAALLYGAPPGYVGYKEGGLLVNKIRQQPYSIVLFDEIEKAHPSVFDLFLQILDEGKLHDRLGKEGDFSNSVILFTSNIGSEHIITEFEKGDIPKSSDLMEIMGNHFRPEFLARLTEILPFRPIHEDTVEFIFGLQLRQLEKALEKQHILLDLDKETRKRLAMEGFTPKYGARPLRGVIRNRLRRPISRMIIGQKVKKGQTIQANFVGDELEFKIFDN; encoded by the coding sequence ATGATTGCAGAAGGAGTCACTGATCAGGTGATCGATACGATTGATTTTGCCAAAACCATTGCCAAGGAATATGCGCACAGCCAATTCTCTTCTTGCCATATGCTTCGTTCCGTGTTACGCAAAGAAGTCGGCTTGGTACCATTCATGGATGGTATACATAAGGATATTGGATACATGCGCGAATGGGCCGACGTGCGCATTGAGGGGTACCCCAAAGGCACAGGACCAGTGCCGGAACCTATGCCCGACGCACAAATTGATGCAGTGCTGCGCGAAGCGGATTTTGTGAAAATAAAATTGGGTAGAGCTGAGGCAGACCCTATGTGCTTGCTTATTGCGCTTTGCACTCCCGGAGTCGGATTCAGTTACGAACAGTTAAAATCCTTCCCAGTAACTCGCACAGAGCTTTTCGATAACATCGATGCTCCCAAGGTGGCAACAGAAGGACATGCTGCAAGCGGTATTCAAACTGGTAATAATGGTTCCGCTGCCTCGACAAATGCCAAATCGCTCGGCGAGTATTGTGTGGACAAGACCGAACTGGCTGCTCAGGGAAAAATTGACCCTATTGTGGGCCGTGACCGTGAAGTGCGCCAAGTAAGCGAGATACTTGGGCGCCGTAGCAAGCCGAACGTAATTATTATCGGCGATCCGGGTGTAGGGAAAACGGCACTGGTGGATGGCTTTGCACTCAATATCAATGAAGGCAACGTACCTACGCACCTTAAAGGTGCTCGACTGTTTGAACTTGATCTTGGTGCCTTAGTGGCCGGCGCCAGCTATAAAGGCGAAGTTGAGGACCGGATCAAAAAGGTGGTGAACGCCGTCAAGTCTTTTGACAAGGCTATTCTTTTTATTGACGAGATCCATGCCTTAATGGATGAGAATCGTGGGCTTTCCGGTTGTGCCAACTTATTGAAACCGGAGCTGGCACGTGGAGAACTCACCGTTATAGGTGCTACAACCAATGACGAGTATCGGGAGTTCTTAGAAGGCGAGGAGGCATTCATGCGCCGCTTTGAAATAGTGCGTGTGGAAGAACCTACTGATGATGTGTGCCAGAAAATGCTCGAGACGGTTGTTCCATTTTACGAGCAGCACCATAGTTTGAAAGTAGAGAATGCCGGTATTGTTGAAGCGATCCGATTGGCTCGCCGCTACATGAAAGAACGACGTCTGCCGGATGCTGCTCTTGATCTGATCGATCGCACACTTGCTTCAATTCGAATGATGAACGATACCAGCGGTACGGATATCAGTTCTCTCACTGCTAAGCTGGCTGAAATTGCCGATGACGACAAAAGCCTGGAAAAACTGCGGTATTTCAATTTGGAAATGAACAACCTGCTTAGCCCTGTAATATTAGGCAAGCTTGAGGATGAGACCGATGTTCTGAAAATAGAGGACGTAGGCGATCTGCGCAAACACTTGACCACAACATTGGTTAAGTTGGAACAGCTTTCTGGTACTAAGAAGGAAGTTGTGGAGAAGGATGATATTGCTGCGGTCGTAGCCTACAAGACCGGAATTCCCATTGGTAAAGTGCAAAGCCAAGAAAAGGAGCGACTGCTGAATATGGAGGAGACCCTGAAAGGGCGTGTGATCGGGCAGGATCATGCTATTAAGATCTTGGCTGACTCTATACTTGAGTCGCGTTCCGGACTCACTAAAGCCGAACTTCCAATTGGCTCCTTCTTTTTTCTTGGCCCAACTGGAACGGGAAAGACCGAACTCGCAAAAGCGCTTGCGGAATTCCTTTTCTCCGACGAGAATAGCTTGATCCGCTTCGATATGAGCGAATTCAAAGAAGAACACAGCGCAGCGCTATTGTATGGCGCTCCTCCGGGATATGTCGGATATAAGGAGGGTGGGCTACTTGTGAATAAGATCCGCCAGCAGCCTTATTCCATTGTGCTGTTCGACGAGATCGAGAAGGCGCACCCGTCGGTATTCGATCTTTTCCTTCAAATACTGGACGAAGGTAAATTGCACGATCGTTTGGGTAAGGAAGGTGACTTTAGCAACTCGGTTATTCTATTCACGAGTAACATTGGTAGTGAGCATATCATAACTGAATTTGAAAAGGGCGATATACCTAAGAGTAGCGACCTGATGGAGATCATGGGGAACCACTTCCGCCCGGAATTCCTTGCTCGACTTACAGAGATACTTCCCTTCCGCCCGATCCATGAGGATACCGTAGAGTTCATCTTCGGCTTACAGCTAAGGCAATTGGAAAAAGCACTGGAGAAGCAGCATATACTCCTTGATCTCGATAAGGAGACGCGCAAGAGATTGGCAATGGAAGGATTTACTCCAAAGTACGGTGCCCGGCCGTTAAGGGGAGTTATCCGCAACCGGCTGCGTCGTCCAATATCGCGAATGATCATTGGTCAGAAAGTGAAAAAAGGACAAACTATTCAGGCGAATTTCGTTGGAGATGAGCTGGAATTCAAGATATTTGATAATTAA
- a CDS encoding DUF5458 family protein: MSDQEKAPEANEKVKEGVKGGLQANLDALVKFGGFDLFESVIEGAQNLNPERKARKQIFLTEAHNAVERANLKGKLQLWIDTLTGSDDITEIIGQCEAKSESAEKVYKKNLKNALDATAEMERSYRGLALFYKNTESDKIKNVNIMNASLEQASDLDNTTFIDNVENELADCYDRLDLRDNYGLVVVPGYLGSNKVVEKWAKFCHKNKAMLVTDFQHLDTPDDVMELFQNANLAGGDTYKSNVVMSANWLVGREKAEEFGEEEHLFVPPAGALAGQMYRTLMSQVAAGKKHGSLAEVDGVTFDLRKGEIAEMEKMGLVPMVNEYGKVMAFSAKTLFNGDNIGLQTYSVVRVFDYISKVLMDFLNRRAFENFNAKTQREIRAQIVKFLDGICGPGKLIEKFKILRFEQDPNQKDRIFLDIHMTPYFPAKNYVFKLDGRKGDDPDSAEWQSEYAQQ, encoded by the coding sequence ATGTCAGACCAAGAGAAAGCCCCAGAGGCAAATGAAAAGGTGAAAGAAGGTGTAAAGGGTGGCTTACAAGCCAATCTGGATGCCTTAGTGAAATTCGGAGGCTTCGACCTATTCGAAAGTGTGATAGAAGGTGCACAGAACCTGAATCCTGAACGTAAAGCTAGAAAGCAGATCTTTCTTACCGAGGCGCACAATGCGGTGGAACGTGCGAACCTAAAAGGTAAACTGCAATTGTGGATAGACACATTGACCGGGTCGGATGATATAACCGAGATAATTGGCCAATGCGAAGCAAAAAGCGAAAGCGCAGAGAAAGTGTACAAGAAAAATCTGAAGAACGCCTTGGATGCTACAGCCGAAATGGAGAGGTCTTACCGTGGATTAGCGCTTTTCTATAAGAACACCGAGAGCGATAAGATCAAGAACGTGAACATTATGAATGCCTCATTAGAGCAAGCCTCTGATCTGGACAATACCACCTTTATTGATAATGTGGAGAATGAACTTGCGGACTGTTATGATCGACTGGACCTGCGCGACAACTACGGATTGGTAGTGGTGCCGGGTTACCTCGGAAGCAATAAAGTTGTAGAAAAATGGGCCAAATTCTGCCATAAGAATAAGGCTATGCTTGTCACTGATTTTCAGCACTTGGATACGCCTGATGACGTAATGGAATTGTTCCAGAACGCGAATTTGGCTGGTGGCGATACGTACAAAAGTAATGTGGTCATGAGTGCCAACTGGCTCGTGGGACGCGAAAAGGCAGAGGAATTTGGGGAAGAAGAACATCTTTTTGTTCCTCCCGCAGGTGCCCTTGCAGGGCAGATGTACCGTACACTTATGAGTCAAGTGGCAGCTGGGAAAAAGCACGGTTCACTTGCTGAGGTGGATGGAGTGACTTTTGACCTGCGAAAAGGCGAAATTGCCGAAATGGAAAAAATGGGCCTGGTGCCCATGGTGAACGAATATGGTAAGGTTATGGCTTTTAGTGCCAAAACCCTTTTCAATGGCGATAACATTGGCCTGCAGACATACTCGGTAGTGCGCGTGTTCGATTACATCAGCAAAGTGCTCATGGATTTCCTGAACCGTCGTGCGTTTGAGAATTTTAATGCTAAAACGCAACGTGAGATCCGTGCGCAGATCGTGAAATTCCTGGACGGCATTTGTGGCCCAGGTAAACTCATCGAGAAATTCAAGATACTTCGCTTTGAGCAAGATCCCAACCAAAAGGATCGCATCTTCTTGGACATACACATGACGCCTTACTTCCCTGCCAAGAACTACGTGTTCAAACTGGATGGGCGTAAAGGTGATGACCCCGACAGCGCCGAATGGCAGAGTGAATACGCGCAACAGTAA
- a CDS encoding GPW/gp25 family protein — MEVVTGYRIPLDFDHFFGTRIFPQCSVSESISFYVHLLLLTSHGEFEFDQNFGCEVWEAEFEHQQTTRVWVEQLGCNIQEVLEKYETRLTDIHVQAKVSQMEFELKEEFKVSKRLKKKLNLVVSAKLRATNEKFELQDNILLSPFATD; from the coding sequence ATGGAAGTGGTCACAGGCTATAGGATCCCGTTGGATTTTGACCACTTCTTCGGTACTCGAATATTTCCGCAATGCAGTGTAAGTGAGAGCATTTCTTTCTACGTGCATCTATTATTGCTCACTTCCCACGGTGAGTTTGAATTTGATCAAAACTTTGGTTGTGAGGTTTGGGAAGCTGAGTTTGAGCACCAACAGACCACAAGGGTTTGGGTGGAGCAATTGGGATGCAACATCCAGGAAGTCCTAGAGAAGTATGAAACAAGGCTCACAGACATTCATGTTCAGGCCAAAGTGAGCCAAATGGAATTCGAACTTAAGGAAGAATTCAAAGTAAGCAAACGGCTCAAAAAGAAACTTAACTTAGTTGTCAGTGCAAAGCTGCGAGCAACCAATGAGAAATTTGAGTTGCAGGACAATATACTGCTGAGCCCGTTCGCCACTGACTGA
- a CDS encoding type VI secretion system baseplate subunit TssF codes for MRANKFTKEAVYRRLLKNAGELWNVHQSDLESIDPVAKMLLGALAKELERVGNDLYSSDARIFDRLAELLLPEELQVATPAHGIVRMEPSEEGEITAYDEMYFEKKWKDKQNLNKINSADIHFSSAGEQPLSRLHLCYRVQAGRAQAVQGIRAEELGEVELQQHDHEILLGFRGARDMESSSVRLYFDWPVVQQKKRLFNTVPKVAVLNMKGSRIPTRPGLHGSVDHFDLRSSLRPVVKFEEQVVNYYDERFLSIEQVDLNESVRNEELNLQLQELGERIDGDDTIWLKVLMPPDNTSEEVRDCLVLDNCTPVLNRKLDKVIFRLLRDLNIRRIDFDNYFLGVERAESNKGRVYEACPSFELTEMTAGSYNIRIGGAGRLDERDGHDHLNYLLDLLRDEKRSFSALDVTSTVADLNTIKQILEKIEKKSGAIAGGKQPYVVIKPHTDAENAHMHFWSCDGTLANGITPNSKLRVKNPGLARNGYATMVTTTIGGSDSKSDKEMVRVFRAALLSRGMVVTKRDIAELCRSIAGPVLEHVVVTNGFRTAATRNNGLQRTIDVVLKFNDQMQDVEQQEHLRQRIISELKASSNFSKPLQVILN; via the coding sequence ATGAGAGCCAACAAGTTCACCAAAGAAGCTGTTTACCGCAGGCTGCTCAAGAATGCGGGTGAGTTATGGAACGTACACCAAAGTGACCTGGAGTCCATTGATCCAGTGGCCAAAATGCTGTTGGGTGCTTTAGCCAAAGAGTTGGAACGAGTTGGTAACGACCTATACTCTTCCGATGCCCGCATCTTTGATCGATTAGCGGAACTTCTACTTCCAGAGGAATTGCAAGTGGCTACCCCAGCGCACGGCATAGTGCGCATGGAACCCAGTGAGGAGGGTGAGATCACCGCGTATGATGAGATGTACTTCGAGAAAAAGTGGAAGGACAAACAGAACCTGAACAAGATAAACTCGGCCGATATCCATTTCAGCAGTGCCGGAGAGCAACCCTTGAGCCGCCTTCATTTATGTTACCGTGTTCAAGCCGGGCGGGCGCAAGCTGTTCAAGGGATAAGAGCGGAAGAGCTGGGCGAGGTGGAATTGCAGCAGCACGACCATGAGATCCTCTTGGGTTTCCGTGGAGCGCGTGACATGGAGAGTTCATCTGTGCGTTTATACTTTGATTGGCCGGTAGTGCAACAGAAAAAACGCTTGTTCAACACAGTGCCAAAAGTTGCTGTGTTGAACATGAAAGGTAGTCGCATCCCCACGCGCCCTGGCCTGCATGGTTCTGTGGATCACTTTGATCTGCGCTCCTCCCTGCGGCCTGTGGTCAAGTTTGAAGAACAGGTGGTGAACTACTACGATGAGCGCTTTTTGAGCATTGAGCAAGTGGACCTGAATGAAAGCGTTCGCAATGAGGAATTGAATTTGCAGTTGCAGGAATTGGGTGAGCGCATTGATGGAGATGATACGATATGGTTGAAGGTTTTAATGCCACCGGACAATACTTCAGAAGAAGTTCGGGATTGCCTAGTATTGGACAACTGTACGCCGGTGCTGAACCGCAAGCTGGACAAGGTCATCTTCCGCCTGTTGCGGGATCTGAACATCCGCCGCATCGATTTCGACAACTACTTTCTAGGTGTGGAACGGGCAGAGAGCAACAAGGGCCGAGTGTATGAAGCGTGCCCTTCCTTCGAGCTGACAGAAATGACCGCAGGCAGCTACAATATTAGGATCGGCGGTGCTGGCAGACTGGATGAGCGCGATGGTCATGACCACCTGAACTACCTTTTGGATCTGCTGCGCGATGAAAAGCGATCATTCTCTGCGTTGGACGTAACAAGCACGGTAGCAGACCTTAATACCATTAAGCAGATCCTGGAAAAGATCGAGAAGAAGAGCGGTGCCATAGCTGGCGGCAAGCAACCTTATGTTGTTATCAAACCGCATACCGATGCGGAGAACGCCCACATGCATTTTTGGAGTTGCGATGGCACCTTGGCCAATGGCATAACACCGAACAGCAAACTTCGGGTAAAGAACCCCGGATTGGCCCGCAACGGCTACGCCACCATGGTAACCACCACCATTGGTGGTAGTGATTCCAAAAGTGACAAAGAGATGGTGCGGGTTTTCCGTGCGGCTTTGCTTTCAAGAGGTATGGTAGTGACCAAACGCGACATTGCCGAATTGTGCCGTTCCATTGCAGGGCCAGTGTTGGAGCATGTGGTGGTAACGAATGGATTCCGCACCGCGGCCACACGCAACAATGGCTTGCAGCGCACCATTGATGTGGTGTTGAAGTTCAACGATCAAATGCAGGATGTGGAACAGCAGGAGCACCTGCGCCAGCGGATCATTTCCGAACTAAAGGCCTCTTCCAACTTCTCCAAACCACTGCAGGTTATCCTGAACTGA
- a CDS encoding type VI secretion system baseplate subunit TssG, producing the protein MAKKHAWKQWQAELRSRAEDIRAEVVIADLVLDGSIDLDDVFMLPNGGFHRIISKDIAALHDPGTTEHKTERAVVEVNRKGLYDGLPEVLFHQNRKPKSFRSIIEIKDEVKYHNEVERKARKFFSPLDHELLRTRSLIELNERSMTTELLSLDNERGLRKFWSIPEYFSKKQQGTLILLLPLVHRLVKDLDLIAQSMQIVLDVPVEVTLITPEPLKIDSGSQVALGSGQLGVDMITGGVYQDDDEVALVRIGPTSKSKSASFAYMQRGFQQFMYLSELLLPADMEVQLQVELKTEERDLVMHEDPEYIRLGVTTYLT; encoded by the coding sequence ATGGCGAAGAAACACGCATGGAAGCAATGGCAAGCGGAATTGCGCTCACGAGCCGAGGACATCCGGGCCGAGGTCGTTATCGCGGATCTGGTGTTGGACGGTTCCATTGATCTGGACGATGTCTTCATGCTGCCCAATGGAGGTTTCCACCGCATCATTTCAAAAGATATTGCCGCTCTGCATGATCCCGGTACAACTGAGCACAAGACAGAACGCGCGGTGGTGGAAGTCAATCGCAAAGGGTTGTACGACGGATTACCGGAGGTGCTTTTCCATCAGAATCGTAAACCCAAGTCCTTTCGTTCCATTATCGAGATCAAGGACGAAGTGAAGTACCATAATGAAGTTGAACGCAAGGCCCGTAAGTTCTTCTCGCCACTGGATCATGAATTGCTGCGAACCAGAAGCCTTATAGAGCTGAACGAGCGCAGCATGACCACGGAGTTGCTTTCTCTTGACAATGAACGTGGTCTGCGTAAATTTTGGAGCATACCTGAATACTTCAGCAAAAAGCAGCAAGGCACGCTAATATTGCTGTTGCCATTGGTACATCGGTTGGTCAAGGACTTGGACCTTATCGCGCAGTCCATGCAAATAGTACTCGATGTGCCCGTGGAAGTGACTTTAATAACGCCAGAACCATTGAAGATCGACTCCGGATCTCAAGTGGCCTTGGGAAGTGGTCAACTGGGTGTGGACATGATAACCGGAGGTGTTTATCAGGATGATGATGAAGTTGCTTTGGTGCGCATTGGCCCGACCAGCAAGTCAAAGTCCGCAAGCTTCGCTTATATGCAACGTGGTTTTCAGCAGTTCATGTACCTCAGTGAATTGTTGTTGCCCGCTGATATGGAGGTACAGTTACAGGTGGAATTGAAAACGGAGGAACGGGATCTGGTCATGCACGAGGATCCAGAATATATTAGATTAGGCGTTACAACTTACTTGACCTGA
- a CDS encoding type VI secretion system needle protein Hcp encodes MAFRADLEIDGKQYRLLHCSYSLQRSVDPTGRPSSEVKGGTISFEIESTEDTSLWDLMIAQFKSVDGTITFKKRDEDAKMKELKFETAYVVDLSENFDSVGGNPMTLSFTLSAHKLTLGSETHVNEWPV; translated from the coding sequence ATGGCATTCAGAGCAGACCTTGAGATCGACGGCAAACAATACAGATTGTTGCATTGCAGTTATTCATTGCAGCGCAGCGTGGATCCTACCGGACGACCATCATCAGAAGTTAAAGGCGGTACCATTAGCTTCGAGATCGAAAGCACCGAAGACACTTCCTTGTGGGATCTGATGATCGCACAATTCAAAAGTGTGGACGGCACCATTACCTTCAAAAAGCGGGATGAAGATGCTAAGATGAAGGAATTGAAATTCGAGACCGCCTACGTTGTTGACCTCTCCGAGAATTTCGACTCAGTGGGTGGTAACCCAATGACCCTCTCATTCACCCTTTCGGCGCACAAGCTCACATTAGGCAGCGAAACACACGTGAACGAGTGGCCTGTGTAA
- a CDS encoding type VI secretion system needle protein Hcp, whose product MAFRADLTIDGKEYRLMHCSYALQRSKDPTGRVSSEVKGGTINFEIESTEDTSLWDLMIAQHKSSEGKIVFKKRDEDAKMKELSFKNAYVVELSEKFDSVSGNPMTLNCTISAQQLTLGSETLENEWPV is encoded by the coding sequence ATGGCATTCAGAGCAGACCTTACCATTGACGGAAAAGAATACCGACTGATGCATTGCAGTTACGCCCTGCAACGTAGCAAGGACCCCACCGGCCGCGTATCATCGGAAGTGAAAGGTGGAACCATCAACTTCGAGATAGAAAGTACTGAGGATACCTCCTTGTGGGATCTGATGATAGCACAACACAAAAGTTCTGAAGGAAAGATCGTGTTCAAGAAACGCGACGAAGATGCCAAGATGAAGGAACTTTCATTCAAGAATGCGTACGTGGTAGAGCTTAGTGAGAAATTTGACTCTGTAAGTGGCAACCCAATGACATTGAATTGCACTATTAGTGCACAGCAACTCACATTGGGCAGTGAAACGCTGGAGAATGAGTGGCCGGTATAG
- a CDS encoding IS4 family transposase, with protein sequence MGKIKAKAGTPVYGQLLSLINRKDFHNAVVETGADFAVKKLNTWTLMGSMIFAVLQRTSGLRELTSGLAGYSEGLKHLGFTHLPKRSTVSDANKKRPPELFARVFADIYRRYRHYLSDSSLPKNERWLRNLFLVDSTTITLFKEIMKACGRTPADGKRKGGVKVHMGMHLTEEVPSLIRITKAATNDKQFMPEFKNMAKGTILVFDKAYMNYPLYRHWGKTGVHFVTRLNLRSTVQILRDRTVSASAKKAGVLKDQWVLLGHEGELNPILLRLITYYDQTFKRTLQFITNMGKMGPVNVAQAYKQRWQIEILFKRLKQNLKFTDFLGDNENAIRIQIWCALIADLLVTIKRKLFSFKIQPAYSTMVGLVRLHLMRYVDLKELLLSPDDPTLFGSPPTQQLTFLTSDHPNFSVQQTSSTKPGLPERQSAELGLFRTAVI encoded by the coding sequence ATGGGCAAAATTAAGGCAAAGGCTGGAACTCCGGTTTACGGACAGCTGTTATCGCTTATCAACCGAAAAGACTTCCATAATGCGGTAGTTGAAACCGGTGCAGACTTCGCTGTAAAGAAGCTCAATACATGGACCTTGATGGGGTCTATGATTTTTGCCGTGTTGCAAAGAACTTCAGGGCTTCGCGAACTCACCAGTGGTTTAGCGGGTTATAGCGAAGGTCTGAAACACTTGGGGTTTACTCACCTGCCCAAACGCAGCACCGTAAGCGATGCGAATAAGAAGCGGCCACCAGAGTTGTTCGCTAGGGTTTTTGCGGACATATACCGCCGATATAGACACTATTTATCGGACAGCAGTTTGCCAAAGAACGAACGTTGGCTACGTAATTTGTTCTTGGTAGACTCAACCACAATTACACTTTTCAAAGAGATCATGAAGGCTTGTGGGCGCACTCCTGCCGACGGAAAACGCAAGGGCGGGGTGAAGGTCCACATGGGTATGCACCTTACTGAAGAAGTGCCATCTCTGATTCGGATTACCAAAGCGGCCACCAACGACAAGCAGTTCATGCCTGAGTTCAAGAACATGGCCAAGGGAACCATATTGGTGTTCGACAAGGCGTACATGAACTACCCTTTGTATAGGCACTGGGGTAAGACCGGGGTGCATTTTGTTACGCGCCTAAACCTGCGAAGCACGGTGCAAATACTTCGCGATCGCACGGTAAGCGCAAGCGCCAAGAAGGCTGGAGTACTCAAAGACCAATGGGTTCTGCTGGGCCACGAAGGCGAACTCAACCCTATACTGTTGCGCTTGATAACCTACTACGACCAGACCTTCAAACGCACCTTGCAATTCATTACCAACATGGGTAAAATGGGACCGGTGAACGTAGCCCAAGCCTATAAACAGCGGTGGCAAATTGAGATACTATTCAAGCGTCTCAAGCAGAACCTGAAGTTTACCGACTTCCTAGGTGACAATGAGAACGCGATCCGGATCCAGATCTGGTGCGCCTTGATCGCGGATCTATTGGTAACGATCAAGCGCAAATTATTCTCCTTCAAGATCCAGCCAGCATATTCAACGATGGTGGGCCTAGTGCGATTGCATTTAATGCGTTATGTGGATCTAAAGGAATTGTTGCTGAGCCCTGATGATCCTACACTTTTCGGATCGCCACCAACTCAACAACTTACGTTTTTAACTTCGGACCACCCTAACTTTAGTGTCCAGCAGACCAGTTCAACAAAACCAGGTCTTCCAGAACGTCAATCTGCCGAGCTAGGATTGTTCCGGACGGCAGTGATTTAG